A single genomic interval of Acidimicrobiales bacterium harbors:
- a CDS encoding SRPBCC family protein: protein MTDKQVSGTRVIDATPEAIFAVLADPTKHPLFDGSGTVRESKSSGGERLAMGSKFGMSMKMGVPYGITNTVVEFEEGRRIAWRHAGRHRWRYELEPVDGGARTQVTETFDWGPAIAGVTYPLVGIPAKNKKAIDATLERLDAMLASGTAG, encoded by the coding sequence ATGACCGACAAGCAGGTGTCCGGCACCCGGGTGATCGACGCGACGCCAGAGGCGATCTTCGCCGTCCTGGCCGACCCGACCAAGCACCCCCTCTTCGATGGCTCCGGCACGGTGCGGGAGTCCAAGTCGTCGGGTGGCGAGCGCCTCGCCATGGGATCCAAGTTCGGGATGAGCATGAAGATGGGCGTCCCCTACGGCATCACCAACACCGTGGTGGAGTTCGAGGAGGGCCGGCGCATCGCCTGGCGCCACGCTGGCCGGCACCGCTGGCGCTACGAGCTCGAGCCCGTCGACGGCGGGGCGCGGACCCAGGTGACCGAGACCTTCGACTGGGGCCCCGCGATCGCCGGCGTCACCTATCCCCTCGTCGGCATCCCCGCCAAGAACAAGAAGGCCATCGACGCCACGCTGGAGCGCCTCGACGCCATGCTCGCCAGCGGCACCGCCGGCTGA
- a CDS encoding NfeD family protein, whose protein sequence is MAFLRRPRRLLPAALLCLLLGGSGLVLGAVGAVAQDGRSRVLVTTLDDMIGPVTADQITDGVARATDEGYDAYVLRMNTPGGLDTSMRQITSAFLEAEVPVVVHVAPRGARAASAGAIITYAAHIAAMAPGTAIGAATPVDLEGGDVARKIVNDAAALAESIAQARDRPVDFAVDSVRKGRSASANEALELGVVDLIAGSLDELLDEVDGTEVTLASGAVVTLRTAGAAVDTFDLGLFRRILKTLADPNLAFLFLSIGTLGVIYELASPGIGAGGIIGASLIVLAMFSLSVLAVDVTGLLFLALAVALFAAEVFAPGIGVFAVLGAASLVLSGVFLFDDAAAPGVSIAVLLPTALVVGGLVVVAGRLAMRAQRGTSSTTGAGVLEGKVVTVRRGDGVKGQALVEGGWWTLRSADAPLFAGDEVKVVAVEGLELVVTHVTPAPAGRPASAGPTTEDQTTQQERHTDG, encoded by the coding sequence ATGGCCTTCCTTCGACGGCCCCGGCGGCTGTTGCCAGCCGCGCTGCTGTGCCTGCTCCTCGGGGGGTCGGGCCTCGTCCTCGGCGCCGTCGGAGCGGTGGCCCAGGACGGTCGGTCACGCGTGCTGGTGACCACCCTTGACGACATGATCGGACCGGTGACCGCCGACCAGATCACCGATGGCGTGGCCCGGGCCACCGACGAGGGCTACGACGCCTACGTGCTGCGCATGAACACCCCGGGCGGGCTCGACACCTCGATGCGCCAGATCACCTCCGCCTTCCTCGAGGCCGAGGTGCCGGTGGTCGTCCACGTCGCGCCCCGGGGGGCGCGGGCCGCCTCGGCGGGGGCGATCATCACCTACGCCGCCCACATCGCCGCCATGGCGCCGGGCACCGCCATTGGCGCCGCCACCCCGGTCGACTTGGAGGGCGGCGACGTGGCCCGCAAGATCGTCAACGACGCTGCCGCCCTGGCCGAGTCGATCGCCCAGGCCCGCGATCGCCCGGTCGATTTCGCCGTCGACAGCGTCCGCAAGGGCCGCTCGGCCAGCGCCAACGAGGCCCTCGAGCTGGGGGTGGTCGACCTCATCGCCGGCAGCCTCGACGAGCTGCTCGACGAGGTCGACGGCACCGAGGTCACCCTCGCCAGCGGCGCCGTCGTGACCCTGCGCACCGCCGGCGCCGCGGTCGACACCTTCGACTTGGGCCTGTTCCGCCGCATCCTCAAGACCCTGGCCGATCCCAACTTGGCCTTCCTGTTCCTCAGCATCGGCACGCTCGGCGTCATCTACGAGCTGGCGAGCCCAGGCATCGGCGCCGGCGGCATCATCGGGGCGTCGCTGATCGTGCTGGCCATGTTCTCGCTGTCGGTGCTTGCCGTCGACGTCACCGGCCTGTTGTTCCTCGCCCTGGCCGTGGCGCTGTTCGCCGCCGAGGTGTTCGCCCCCGGCATCGGGGTCTTCGCCGTGCTTGGCGCAGCCTCCCTGGTGCTCAGCGGCGTGTTCCTCTTCGACGACGCTGCCGCTCCCGGCGTGAGCATCGCCGTGCTGCTGCCCACCGCCCTGGTGGTGGGTGGGTTGGTGGTGGTGGCAGGCCGCCTCGCCATGCGCGCCCAGCGGGGTACGTCGTCGACCACGGGCGCCGGCGTGCTCGAGGGCAAGGTGGTCACCGTGCGCCGGGGCGACGGCGTGAAGGGCCAGGCCCTGGTGGAGGGCGGCTGGTGGACGCTGCGCAGCGCCGATGCCCCCCTCTTTGCCGGCGACGAGGTGAAGGTCGTCGCGGTGGAGGGCCTCGAGCTCGTCGTCACCCACGTCACCCCCGCGCCCGCCGGCCGCCCCGCGTCCGCTGGGCCCACGACCGAAGATCAGACAACCCAACAGGAGAGGCACACCGATGGATGA